ATCTTTATCTTCTCTCTTAATCCTAGGTTGACAACAAGATGTGTGCTAATCGACTTCTCTCGCATTGAAATGCTAGGACGTTGCCAACTCCTACGCCACCTCTGTCAGTTCAAGATCTCTGACCTTGATCCAAGCTGGTATATTGGCAACAATCACCGAGTTCATCGGAGCTATTGCCCTTGGCCAGCAAGTGACCTCCACCATTCGGAAAGGTGTATTCTCCATCAAACGCTTTGAAGACTCGCCTGGAGTGTTGATCATGGCCATGGTGGTTGCTGAAGTTGGTGCGTCGAATGCCCAAAACTCCTACAACTTCTCCCAATAAAAACATTTTCAATACTGATGGTCTGATTGATGATAAAAGGCTCCTCCATCTGGCTCGCGGCCTGCACATATCTTGGATTTCCCGTCTCCACAACCCAATCTATCGTGGGTGCACTGATTGGAGTTGCAATCGCATCCGATCTCCCCGTCTCCTGGGGCTGGAAGTCCCAGAGTGTCTCCCAAATTGCTGCGTCATGGGGCATTGctcccatcatctccgcGGGGTTTGGCGCAATCATATTCATAACCATTCGTTTCTTGGTCCACTCGCGGGAAGATCCCATGAAGTGGGCGTTGCGCGTTCTTCCCTTTTACTACGCTTTCACTGCTGCTATTCTGGCCCTATTCATTGTCATCAGTGGAGGCCACGGCATCCCTACCCCTGAAGAGCTCGGTGCTGGAAAAGCTTGTGGTATCGTTCTTGGCGTCTTTGTCGGAGTCTGGGCCATCAGTGCCGTTTTCTTTGTGCCTTACTACTGGCGCAGGTATGTTATATTGATCTTGTATATCTGAGGAACATGctgatagaaaaaaaaacagctTGGTGAAAGAAGACCGCCGCCTACGCTTCTGGCACATTCCCATGGGCCCTCTTCTTTGGAAAGACGGCTACAAGTTGTATTTTCCTGGGAACCCAGAAAGGGGTGTCGTACCTAATTACTACGAGTCCGAACTCATTGAAGTGAACGAAAAAGGCAAAACAGAAAGCGTTCATACCCCTACCGATGGACAACAATCTACCGTTGCCAGCCCTGCGATCGAGCCTCTCAAGGGCGAGCCCAGCAATTCCGAGCAAGATGCCCGAAGAGCTGATGCTCAGATTGCCGAGAAGAATCAGAAGGAACTTCGAGCTCTTGACACCCTGCCCTGGGCACACCCAAAGCGGATCTTTGCGACTTTTAAGCTCATCTTCACCTATGGTATTACCCGCGATGTCATTCATCACCAGTCAAAGGGCCTCGATCACATTCATCAACGTGCTCCTGCATTTGATAACAAGGTTGAACACCTTTGGACAACTGCACAAGTGTGCTCTGCGATGGTTTGCAActccccatctctctcccatTCATGATGATCCCCTCTAGGACTTTTCCTCACCCTATCTCCAGATTATGTCCATCTCGCACGGCGCAAACGATCTCTCCAACGCTGTCGGCCCTTTCACAACCGAATACATGACATGGCAATCGGGAGAAACGTCCACCAAAACCGATACGCCGCTCTGGATCAAGGCCGTCGGTGGTCTCGGACTTGGATTTGGTAAGCGCCATCGTCCAGCGATTCATCAGGTTTTTTTTCACTCATCTTGACTTCTTTTCTTATATTTTATGTTGGCAAATAGGCTTCTGGACTTTCGGCTACCATATCATGCGCAATCTTGGCAACCGGATCACCAAGCACTCACCCACACGTGGATTCAGCATGGAACTTGGAGCGGCAATCACTGTGCTACTAGCCTCGCGTCTTGGCCTGCCCGTCTCAACCACGCAGTGCATTACAGGTGCAGTGCTCGGCGTTGCCTTGGTCAACATGGATCTGCGTAGCATCAACTGGACACAGCTTGGGAAGATTTTCTTTGGATGGGTCCTTACTCTCCCTTGTGCCGGATTAATCAGTGGCATCATTATGGGCATGGCCCTGAATGTTCCCCAGTGGGGACGTTAGCTTATGCGTGTCACATTATCTGCCCCGCCATGAATTATTTCATGGGGATCTCACCGCTGGACTCAAAGTTTCTCCAGTACAGAACTGCAAGTCGAATGGATTCAACACTAAATATGTTTGATTCGAAACTGCATTTGATGACGCAGTAGCTCATAGTTGACAACGAAAGATCCAAAGCGAAATCAAAGATCCATACCTGCGTAGCAATTCCAGTCCCCCGAGAGCATCAATACCTGGGCCCATGTATTCTTACTCTGCCTGAGTGGTTCATGTCGATGGTGTATCTCGCACTCCCGGTGATGGCCTTTTGGAAAGTATCAGCAAGGTCGACAAAGATAGTATTTTCGTATCTTGATGCTTCGGAGATCTAGCATGAATATGAGTGAATGGAGCGGGAGTCCCTGCAGAGGACAGACTTCAGATCGAATGATAATAGAGTATCGAAGTCATATGCTAGAAGATTTGATttctgaaaagaaaatgccAGAGATACAAAAATTCGACAGAAGTGTGGTGCAAATGAGTTACAGTTGACTTCCAGTAGGAAAGAAGAGCTAATTATCTAAACACGAGAAATCTGCCGTGAACCGAAAACTGATTGATATAAACAAAGGAATCTACATATTTATAAATGTATTGCTATTTAAACTTTTGACCTATGGATGCGGTGGGAAAATGTGGGACGTATTTCAGGATACAAGACATCGGGCCTTCTTCTCAAAACCAAAAGGTGAATATAACTGATCGTGCATAAGCCTCTCCTCACTAAGCTCAAGTCGTGTATCTAGGCGCTGCTTTCGACGAATGACCCGGCAAGTAACACTTGGGTTGTTTTCAAATTCAGGTTCTTCATCACTGTTGTTCCAAATGGCTACCCACGAGATCCTTGATAATGAAGGTGTACGCGAATCTCTGACGAAAATTCATCTCATTTTTGGATAATAGCCCACGTTGAACGCGAATGAGTCATGGGAGCAAAAGAGTCAACATCAAGTCTTTTTCAGATTCCCGTAATCGTCCAGTATCTCACTCTCTTCATCCATTCCCTTCCACTTAGTGATGCCGTCATGAATATCTCGCAAACGCTTCTCATAGAAGATGTGGCATCTAAATTGAATTATACTTAGCATGGTTTCGTGATCGGCATGTCGGAGAGGGGCAGTGCTCACGATGGCAAGAATGTTGCGATCCGTTCTCTTTGCTCGTCCACGGAACCGGAGAAGTCGATGAGCTGCGGAAACAAAAGACACATATTGCGACCTTCATCCATGATAGGGGTTCGGCATGTGGCGCATGAAACTTTTGTTGGTGTTTGGTACTTGGTATTTCGCTCCCGAGCGGCGTAGAAAGACAGGCCTTTGGTACCATTGTCGAATCGAAGATCGTCCTTGGGGAAAATCGCGGCCCACTGGAAAGGTGCACCGTGCATAACCTGGCATCCACGGCAGTGACAGAACTTCGCATTCAATGGCTTCTCACGCCGTAGGCTGTATTTCACCTGACCGCACTGACAACTTGCCCGCCACTTCGTCTCACCAAACTCCTCGAGTGGTGGCCTCGCATAGGGAGGTCGACCACTGGGGTCTTCGTCTTGAAAAGTAAACTCTGGAGGGTGCTCGAGAGCAGGACGGAAGCCCTCATTGGTCGATTTGGCGCCTTCGAAAGGATTCATTTCTAAAGTTGTTTTGACACCTCCACGTAGATGAAGAATCGATCGAGCCCCGGAATATGTAGTGAAAGGCTTCAGATTGCCCCGTTTAATGCCAGGTAAAAGCTGCCGGATCATAATGCAGAGGCAATGCTAAAGCTGAGCATGCGGAGCGAGTATATAAAGACACAAAAGTCCTGCTTCCACCACACATAGGGCTGCGGTCGCCGTCGTGGGCTCTTAATCAGGAAAAGGCCCGATCGCCGAGAATCTGCAGATCCCGCCAATGATATATAAGGAGAGCCACTACTCCCATTGAAATTGTGGGGATATTCTGCGAGGAGCTTCTGATAGCTGATGTCATCACGTACGGTGACTTGCGGTTATTCAAGTTTCGTGGGAGATGCTTCAAACCTCGTCAGGCCAGAGTCATCAAAAGGTCTCACCTTACAAACAACGGAGAATATCCCTTGCTCTTGTTTCCCTCGCCTGTGTCACTATGATGGCGAGACTGTCGATCACTGCCCGATACGCCGCCTAAACCAGCGATGGGAGTGGATAGCTCACGTTGTCGGGAGTCCCATTTACAGGTTTTCATTGGCGGATCGACATAATTGAAAAAATGGGCCACCAAACTACTATGAGCTTCTGTTCCTCAGCGCCGGCAGCTTGAGCCGCTAATCGATGGCTAATTACTCGAACCCGATGCGCAGGGTCCAACAAAGGACGCGAACAAAAACGCTCCCAAAACTAGCCATTCTTGTATGTTCGATTTCCACTGTTGACACGATACTCGGACGGGTCGATTGGTATGTTTAGACCACAGCACACAATTTGCAATCACTGGGGGATTGTCTGAAAGTAAAGAAATTTGGTGGGAGTCATGGTCCTCGAGTAGCCGAACTAGAGTGATCAACGGAAAAGACCACTCCTATGAATCCAGTTCTAGGCGCAAAGCGTCGTACTGCACGTATACGGAGCTCGGCAGAATTGCAGTCTCTACGTCAGTCGCGTTGAAAGGAAGATGCAATCTCAACACGTTGTCCCCCGCGCGGAGCCAGTTCgctgggaaagaaagacgagagCGGACCTGGTAGCAACTGACCGCGGATCGAACAATACAGCTGCTGGATTGATTGAAGCCAACAACCAGAGTCAACGGACTAGGCTGCTCATTGATGTAGCTTTCTAGGGCCAGGTTATTGTAGGGCTCCTGGGGCATTCAATGTCAGCGCTTGTATGCTTCTTCGGCGGGACTCTTGTGTTTCCTTCTGATGAAGTACCAACCTCTGGTTTCCAAACATCGGTGTTTCCAGCTGCGGTCTTCGCTCCGGCCAACTGAATAGTCAACATCGCTCTTTTCGCATGATGCACTTGCGATGCACGCAAGCTGAAATGAATATACCAATCATTTGTCGTGTCGTACTCAACATGTGAATTTGATGGGGTTGGACCGAATACCGACCAGTGAACAGTATTCAGCCCGGTCGCAGGGTCATCTTTCCCAACAGTGAAGTTGATCCCTTGGGGATAGTCGCTGACCCAGTCGTAGGCACCCCAGTATATCAGATACTCGGGAGGATGAAGTGGATGGGTGGAGTCAGGAAAGTTCCCGTGGCGAAATTCACCAGAAGACTTGTCAGGTATTCCTAGTCGCCAGATCTCGGTCCCTGCCGACTCCTCTTTCCAGTGATCGTGGACCTTGGTCAATTTACTGGCACGTACCACAATATCATCACGGACAAAGTCCCCAAAGACTCCTTCAGCATAAATCGTAAGACGGTAAGTCCCTTCTGTGACATAATCCAGGGTGAAGTCACCGTGAGAGTCAATGTCGACCCAATACTGGCGCGCCTCTGGGACGGCGCTGTTATCTTGGAAGTAAACACCGCTGGCACTCAAAATCGCAATGGGACGCACAGCACTCTTGGGTAGTTTGATGGAGCCCTGCACTTTTCCGCGGCTTTTGGAAGGGACGTAGCCTTTCACATGCTTGGCGATCGAGTCATAAAAAGCAATGTTCCACGCGGGATTGGCGATCTGTAGGGCCTCGTGGCGTAATTCAGAGAGAGATTTGGAGGACCCCTTGCCACCATTGAAGAGATAATACTGAGGTCCGAATGTTCGATCGAAGCCGTGAGTGATGTTTGGTGTTCCCTCGCCATGGTGATTCGAGACCAGATAGTTGTATACAATTCCGTCCACCGTGAGATCCGAGTGAAGAGGGCCCTAGAACCAGGCGATGAGTTGGCGTATGTCACATCGACCGAGAAAAAACTCACTTACTCCATAGTAGGTATCCTGGTGATCGAGATTTTAGCGGGTTTCTTTCCGTTGGGCTTGCCACCCTCGTCATCACTCACCTTTGTATTCATTACCAGCCAAGCTCCGTAGGTGCTACCGGACGACCGTGTACCATCAGCATACAGCCCGTGCACGCTGTTATTTCTCCAAGCTGAATGATATGGTGAGTTGCGCGCCACGAATCAGGATAACAGTCCTACGTCGCTACTTACGATTCGAGAAGGTgtatttagtaaagtattgCGAGAATTGCGAGTAATAAGGATCGGTTGGGGTGTTATTGAAGGTCCAAGTGGCGTCTTGAACAACAACCTCATGAGCGACGGCGTCTTTACTGGGCAGTGGAGCAGTTTGAACCTCGCTCGAAGTCAAATGCGTCCAAAGAGGTGTGTTAGGGCGGAACAAGGTTCGAAGTTCTTGCAGATTTCGAAGGAACGGGCTAGTCTCGTTGTAATACGCAAGTCGACTAAACATGTGAAGGCCAGTCTCGCCATCACGGAGAAACCAATATTGTTGAAATAACTGACCCGTCGGGGTGTAGACGTCGGTCAAGATGATACCGGCGTATTGGGTGCCGGTAGTGTCCACCCCCTGAACAACTTCAGTCGTCGGCGTGGTGGCGCCTGCCGTATAGAACCCCGATGGGATGCAATAGCAGTCTAAATAAGGCCCGATGCCCGTCGACCCAGATCTTTGCCCGAGCAAATCTTGTCCGTCAAGAGTCAGTTGCTCGATTTGACCAACGGATCTGCGCAGAACTGCCGAGAGGCGATCATTGGCGATAGTGATGACGGTTTCATTTTGCGACACGTCGAGTGCATTTGAAACAACAGCCAGTCCCACAACTAAGATCGCGCGAAGAATGGCCATGGTTAATGTCGTGGAAAATCGCTCAGGGAATACATAATTTGCCGCGAACCTAATTGATGTCTTATAAAGCTCTCGTGCATCCGGATCTCAATACACCGACCGTAGTAACAGACCTCAAGAGCCACGTTAGAAAGCTCGACCGTTTCCTGCGTTGATGTATGCAGGTCCACCAATAACTGCGAACCTCGGAAAAAAGCCCACGCTCGGCGATCCGTCTTGGCATGCGGGGAGAGCGGGCGTCGAGACAGCGTCAACAAATCGACCGATGGTTTTGCGGGTGACGAGCCCCCACCAGATATGATCAGCGTTGCTCTGCCACTCGCACCACGACAACTTCGGTCAGGATTAACCCGAGGTAGCCTGCAATTGCAAGAGAAAATTCACAGATCCAACTACTGCGGCGCTGTGTTATGATTCCGTTCCGCGAGAAGGTGacggttttttttctcgcgAGCAATTCCCCGCTGGTCATGGTCATTCCTCCTCTATTAACTTGCGAGAGATGGAA
This genomic window from Penicillium oxalicum strain HP7-1 chromosome III, whole genome shotgun sequence contains:
- a CDS encoding putative rhamnogalacturonate lyase B, encoding MAILRAILVVGLAVVSNALDVSQNETVITIANDRLSAVLRRSVGQIEQLTLDGQDLLGQRSGSTGIGPYLDCYCIPSGFYTAGATTPTTEVVQGVDTTGTQYAGIILTDVYTPTGQLFQQYWFLRDGETGLHMFSRLAYYNETSPFLRNLQELRTLFRPNTPLWTHLTSSEVQTAPLPSKDAVAHEVVVQDATWTFNNTPTDPYYSQFSQYFTKYTFSNPWRNNSVHGLYADGTRSSGSTYGAWLVMNTKDTYYGGPLHSDLTVDGIVYNYLVSNHHGEGTPNITHGFDRTFGPQYYLFNGGKGSSKSLSELRHEALQIANPAWNIAFYDSIAKHVKGYVPSKSRGKVQGSIKLPKSAVRPIAILSASGVYFQDNSAVPEARQYWVDIDSHGDFTLDYVTEGTYRLTIYAEGVFGDFVRDDIVVRASKLTKVHDHWKEESAGTEIWRLGIPDKSSGEFRHGNFPDSTHPLHPPEYLIYWGAYDWVSDYPQGINFTVGKDDPATGLNTVHWSVFGPTPSNSHVEYDTTNDWYIHFSLRASQVHHAKRAMLTIQLAGAKTAAGNTDVWKPEEPYNNLALESYINEQPSPLTLVVGFNQSSSCIVRSAVSCYQVRSRLSFPANWLRAGDNVLRLHLPFNATDVETAILPSSVYVQYDALRLELDS